The Naumovozyma castellii chromosome 2, complete genome sequence acGTCCAAACTACTAGATATTTGTGATCCCGATTGGATAGAACTAAAACACCAGCATATCGTGGATGCAAATGAGTATTTATCGGGtaagattaaagaaatgattGCGAAGAACCCTTTGCTGGTAGATAGAGCTAATGTGAAGAATACGACTGATTTATTGAGTGTCGTAGcacatttgaaagatttcgatgaagaaagaagaaggctAATTTTGCATAGAACTTTAATCGATAGTTGTCTAGAGGTCAACCAAGAACGAAAATTGGCTGAATTAGCTGAAGTCGAACAAGACCTTGCCGGGTTCGGTTTAGATATCGATGGTGAGAAAGTTAAACACATTACTGATTCCCTCTTAAGGATATTATTATCCAAAGAAGCAATTGTGACGGATAAAATCCGTTATATAATGGCATATGCTCTATACAGAGGTGGTATAATCGAGACagattttattaaattattggCATTCATTGGTGTTGATACGCAGCATGAATATTTTCCTCATTTCATGCTACTATTTAGGAACTATGAATTAATAGGGTTCAAACTAATTAAAGAGGAGCCACGTAATAAACCTTTCAAAAAGGAATGGTTTCATGACACAATTGTGAAAGACTCTTCCATTTACACAACTTCGAGATTTGTCCCAGCTGCAGGAAATATTCTTTCGAAGGTGATAGCGAATCCTTTACTTTTAACAGAAGAAAGCTTTCCTTACGTAAAGGATAAACCAATTGAgttattagatgaagaagaacgTGAAATGGCAGGATCAAATGCATCTGCATATAATTCAGCTTCTCTAAGAAATCCTCGTCATAAGGCATCTTGGACAAAACATGGAAATGGAACCAAGGCAAATACACCAAGACAACGATTCTTCTACTATGTATTGGGCGGGATTACATATCCTGAGATTAGGGCAGCATATGACCAATCAAACTTAAAAAATAGAGATGTCTTTATTGGCAGTGACGGGATCATTACACCATTAGCTTTTATGAGAAGTGTAGAATTTTTAACAAGGCCAAGAGAAACGTTACAATTAATGGACGatcaaaaggaaaagaaaagatacCTGAATTTCTATATAGTTCCCAAGCTCCTATTGCTCAACCAGTGTCTCATGTTTACAGACGTAGTGAGCACAAACCAGCACCTAGAGCTGTAACCATGCCAACATCACCGGAACCTgtgaaggaaaagaagaagcatCACAAGTTTCCAAAATTCTTGAGATCTAAGGACAAAGATAAATAATGACATTCCAACGACAATGAAATGAATAGACCGTTAGCAAACTACATACTGTTAACTACAAATTCTTATATATAGATTCTTGTGTATTCGTTACAGGATAATTTAAGATTATAAACAATGGTATATAACCAACCCATTGACAAAAATCTTGATGGCCACAAATGCACggtattttctttatatgGCATTCACTCATTCATTTGTAGGGATAAACTAACTATTAAATGATAGTTCATCATAAATATTAAGCACATATCAAAGAGGTCAGAAGGAAACTGGAGCTATTGATTTCAGGCACAGGCGAGAGAATCTTGTCTTAACCACTTCAGATCAATGCACAAATGCAAATCTAATACGGAGGATTATAGGCTATCAGGATGCATCATTCGATAAATAACTATTATTTCATCTGACAAACTTGCGAAGAAAGTCTTGATGGTACTTGGATTTCCCCATATTGTTGATATATTCTGTATTTTTGTTGGAACTTTTCTTTGAGACTTTATGTCTTGAAAACGTTGAATTATCTCTCCAAGACTTCTTGCCTTTCGGTATAGACAAGATCGACTCGTCAATTCCTTCTTCCTCCTTCTTTATAAAGTTTTGTTTCAGcattttttccttttgttcTCTCTCTTGTCTTATTTTGTAAAGCTCATTTCTTAGctcttcctcctcctcctcatcttcctcctcatcctcatcctcaGATGATTCATCTTCAGTACTTACAGATGTACCTTTAGCCGTTTCTTTATCAGGGAGTTCCAAAAAGTTACGTCCTGCAttcttatcatcatcaatttctgTATTTAACTTTGAAGGTGAAGCATTTTTAGATCTACCCTTCGTTTTCGAACGTAATTTCAGCTTATTATGGCCAGGAAGTAGTCGAGCATGTTGGATAGAAGTTGGCGTATAGGCGGCGCTCTTTCCACCATTTCTGGCCTCCAGTTGTGGTCTATGGGAAGTAGTCATTCTTAGGTTTAAGAAGTCTTATAGGTTCCTCTTATAGGGTATGTTTATCTGTTAGGGTCATTGCACCGAAGATGTTTCAGAAATTCTTGGTATCGCTAAAATTTGatacttttgaaaatagaGTACCCATTTTGAGACAGATCAAACACTCGTCCATTTTGAAGTTACCACCAAGATTAGGCAAAGCAAAAAGTAGAAAACATATAGAATGAGTAATCCAGATAACATATCCAAGATGGAATCTAATGGAGAAGAAGTGCAAACAGCAATAAAGCTTCAACAGGAAAAAAGTGGTAAAGATACACAAATAGAGATGGAACCGGCGACGCAAGATTACGCCGACAATTCCACGATAGGTTATATATCGATCAAAGACTTTGCTTACGATGAAAGTAATCCACTACATCATGGATATTTCGAAGAAGATCTAGAGCAGGatgttaataatgataataatgatgatgacgagACACACACGGATGGAGATGATCTCTATAAAAGACAGAGTGTTGTTCTTCCAAATGACTATGTGGTAAACCAATGGGCTGTCGCCATATATGATTTTGTACCTgagaatgaaaatgaattagaCTTAAAAGAAAACGATATCGTTTTTATAAGCTATAAACATGGTCAAGGCTGGCTGGTGGCAGAAAACGAGGCAAGAACAAAGACAGGTTTAGTACCAGAAGAATTTGTTTCATATCTTCaaccagaagaagaagctgaTATGCTACATGAGGATAAAGCGCGACCTTTTTACCTAACTCACATGATAACAAACAATATGGAAGTCCCAGTCGAAGCTGACAGTCGGACAAATGCTGTTAAACTcaaaaatgatgatgatgacgacgaATGGGAAGATGTGGAACAGCTTAATACAGGTGTTGGCAAACTAAATATCTAGGTACCCAAAAAACAAGATTTCAAAGTGACCaagtaaataaaattaaagtTTCTAAACTAGCATTGAGAATGAAAGTAATGATTTCTTATATCGTGGTTCACAACCGGTAAGAGGTGAGATCAATTAAGCTACCTTACAGTACAAAAGATTTTTCAGGTATTATTAAGACAGCTCATATGCTTGTGtctataatatatattaccATATATACTTACTCTTCTGCATCAGATATTTCACTTAAATCAACCTCAACATCGATTTCGCCCTCCATTATACCACCTTTCTTCAATCTCTGTAAATCCTTACCGTCTATACTCCCCCCTAATTCACCCAACAAAGCCTTAATCCCAGTAATAAGTTCTTGAGATATTTCGTCATTGGGATCGCAAAGTTCACCTATCTTTTCAGCAAAACTTAACGCTATGCGTGCCTCTGTAATATTCTCttttaattgttcattATTGAGATCGAGTGGTAGATCTTGAATATGTTGattgaattcattgatgTTTTCTGGTGTTAAAGTAACAGTTGGATTTGCTACTTTGAAGGATTCTACCTTCGTGATTAGATAAAATATGAAACCCTCCAAATAATAGCCTTCTaaattatcttcatcaatttcttttacAGCTCCTACAACTTTTAAGGCGATTTCATATAAACCCACCTCAATACACATTTTAGCAAGGGCTAATAAAGGTTGAACTAATTCAACATATTCTGAATTTATTGTGATGCTATCTTCGCTATTTTGACCGATGGTTTGcttcttattttcaaattgattcCATGATTCTATAAATGCTTCAGACGCTTCTGTGTATCTTTGCTGTGAAATTCTAATGGACCCCAAGGTTAATAATGCTTCTGGTGATTTCCTTTCAGAGATTTCTAGAGCTTTTCCAATTAATTCCTCACATTGGCTTTCCGCATGAGGTTCCATACATAAATCGGTCATCCAAATTTCAATCATAGATAGCAATCCACTGACAATCTTATCAGTTTGTTCTTGTGTCAAACTTTCTCCCGCAATGTTGGACATATTTTCAATACCTTGAGCCAAAACTTTAATACCATCTTCACCTCCAGTAATTTGACCCAAAgtgaagaatttattagcACCACCTATGGCACCAGTAGGATCCAGCTCACATGATTGGACAAGTATAGGGTAAGCCTTCTCTACTTGCCCGTTTTCCAAATAAGCATCAGCAAAGGTTTCTAGTAAAATAggatttgatgaattttcagttttcaatgatttcttgaagGGCTTTAGGATCTTTAGCGCCTTCTTAGCATTGTTACCTGAAAGTGCTTCCTTTGCTTGAGTAATCGCAGTTTGTAATTCATTCATATTAATGCTATTTATATATGATGCACTCCCTGTTAGCGTGCGTAATAATAAGTAatgttttgtttctttgaagCTGTGTTAGCTCATCGCAagtttttaaatttttcagttctcgaaaatttttcttgaGAATAATAGCGACATAATACATAACATGCATGGATCACCTAAAAAATCTACATATATATCATAACTATTAAAATAACCAGCTTaccaatttcattaaattttctttataagGAGTTGCGTATTCACTGTGTTCGGTCCACACAATTCTATCCATTTCTCTTCTACCAGTGTCCATATCAATTTGGTCCAATCTTTGAATCTTTGATGTTCCAATAATCTTAAACCCCGCATAAAGGATTGCAAATAAGAAAAGACCACCATATGCAGAAAAGAATGAACGAGTACTCCACTGCCCCTTAATAAAATTAGGGAACCCCATAAATATGACAAAGATCAAACAACCAAATAACCCAtaaaatgataaatatgGTTGGAATGGCGATTTATATGGGTATGTCTTATCATTCCGAGAAATCAAATCCTTCCTCTGTTTTAATGCGAAGTAAAAACGGatgaatgaaatattcaatcCACTCCATATTATGGATGTACTGGCACTTGAAATGTTTACTAGAACatcaaaatttcttgaagatcCCACATTAACAGCTAAATATGCTATAATGTAGAATACACCGGAAAATATTACAGCAACATAAGGAACTCCTCTTTTGTTACATCTTTGGAATATGAGTGGAGCTTTCCTTTGAACTGACATTGCGTATATTGTCCTTGATGAGTTATAGAGGGATGAAACACCAGCTGTGGAtgtaaaaaaaattaatatcCCATTTAAAGCAGATGCAAATGTACATAAACCAAAACTTTGTAAGGCAAGCACCCAAGGGCTTGTGTATATGGCGTGGGACGTGCTATGTTCTCTCTCTGTATATACTCCCTTACAACGATCGCTTAATTGCCAATCGGTACCTATCCCATTTATAGTCGACGTATATCTTTCAGAAGAGTATTTGGCAAAATATGACAGTAATCGAGGATCACCACtgtatatatttattccaACTGCAAATATGGCGAGCATATAAACTGTTAATACGATCGAAAATGTTCTTTTAATTGACGATGGAATCGTTTTCCTTGGATTAATAGCTTCACCACTCGCCATAAAAGTCATTTCTACTCCGCTAAACGCAAACGTGGAAATAAGCATCACCAAAATAACAGCAAGGAATCGTCCAGTTGCACCTGGTATTCCATTAGTACTACCACGCCCCACATCTCCTAGGTCAAAGGTTGGCCTGAATAAGCCATAGGTCAAATCCCCCACTGACTTGGATGAATCCCAAAATCTGAATCCAACTTGATTATGAATTTTGTAACCGTGACCAGCATTTATTATCACCATAACAAAGATAATTACAATCGTGATCAAAATTTTGGAGAGTCCGATGATATACGTTGCTTCTCCTAAAATTCTTACATCAAGCAAATTTATGATAATTgaatatgaagaaaatagTGTTACAAATCCAGCAATTGCTCCTCTAGTTAGATTTAAATGCTGATAGTAACTCAAATAGAATGTGCTTGATGCCACTTCCGATGGAAAGGCAATCATACAGGAAAACCAGTAAGTCCAACCTAAGCCGAAACCAAATGCATCTTCTACAAACCGTGATGCTAACCCAGAAAACCCAGAAGAAACGGGAATTAAAGTAGATAATTCGGTAAAGGAGAGAAGAGTTGCCAACACAATACTCCCTGCGAGTGCAAATCCAAGAAGGGTCCCAAATGGGCCTGCGATAGAAAAAGCCCTCCCAGACGTTAAGAAGAAACCTACACTAAAGCATGTTCCGATCGAGAGCATTTGAATATGTCGTACTCTTAACTTTCTTTGAAcataatattttgtattTCCAGGATCATTAAAcatcttttccaaatcgAAAGGCAAAATACTTTTTCTACGTTCTCTGTCTGTGAAAGATGTCATTGAGCCTGGCGATTCCTCGATAATATGAGATTTTGAACTAATTTCTCtctcttcatcaatttctaTATTTCCGTAACTAGcattatcaataatttctgtCATTGAGGATGCCCTTGATGAATTTTCGAGttcctttattttttgtttgttatCATGTCTTCTTCGAAATGGACTTCTCCATAATCTGTGACCCAGAATATGTCTTGACCTCTTAATTTGATCGTTCGCCATATTTTCACTAGAATTTTCTGCAACATAACGTTTAAATAGGGAATCATCGTTTAGTACATCAATATTTCCACTATTATTTCCCTTGATCAATGAGTCTAGCTTATCCCTTAGttgatattctttttgAACCTTAAGattataatattgaaaatcaTCGGGTGCATAGGTCTTATCATCGTATGAACTCCCTGTATGAGGTCTATTGGAGGTGTTACTTGTCTTCTCCCTGTACTTATCACTCACATAAAATCTGTCGTTTTGCACTTGTTCATGAAATCGTCCGATATCAAACCAcccttcttcattaatcaaACTACGTAAAACGTCTGTATCCACACTATCACCTAAACTTCTACTATCCGTATCGTCTCCCTCTTGATATGTCACGTTCCTTTTTTGGTTGGGTTTTGTCGATGCATTGACAACTTGAATATTGTTCCTCTCTGGAAATAAGCCATACAAGGGGCTCTTATCATCCATATATCAATAAAATCTTGTTCTATGTGCTATATATTCGATATAGTACAATATAATACTATATCTGGTATGCGATGATGTTTTGGTTCATGTATTTCAACGTATGTAACCTTCACCTACTAGCGAAGAGTTTTATTGTTGCGCTAGGTTCGCGGCTGTGGTtttattataaaatttaagGAAAGGAATTCTACAAACACCACCAGATGCTTCGCAAAGTTTATTTAAtaactgaaaaaaaaactattGGTAAATAACCCATAAAAACGTTAATATTGTTATGCAATGCATTGAGTCTATAATTATACAACTTTTATAAATATGTAGAGCTCGAAAAAGCTATTGTTCGTTCACCTTCTTTTTCACAGAttcaatcaaatatttcaattcttgtACGTTGTTGGGAATGTCCTTCGGTGTATTCTGGCCAGAATGGGAGGCAGCTGTAGAATTTATTGGAGTTTCAAATAAACGAGAAGATTGAAGCATATGGCCTATGGTTGCATTGTTTTGTTCATCAGAGGTTCCGATAATTCTTGTCACAGGAGttttttgatgaattacTGAATTTGGGTAGTTTGTACTGTAACTAGGTGTCTCCGGAGGTAAAGATGTGCCAAAACGTTTGCGAACTTTGACTGCTAGATGTGAGGGGACTGGTGGTGAGAATAATGAAGTATTTGGTCCGACAGGCGTCTTAAAGCTCGCTCTTCTCGATTCAGAAAGTAGAATTGGTAACTTTCCTTTACAATTCCTGGGGGACGCTATAATATGTGACTGCAAATTAGAATACTTCTCTCTTTGTCTTTTCGTcatcttttgttttttattttctaattctaacatttctttcattttttgcTCCACTGATGTTGATTTCTGTAACGACTTTGTCTGAATACCAGCAAGAGAACGTCTTTGGTCTAAAGCATGGATGTACTTTCCTCTCTCCGTTAATCTGTATTTAAACTTTTCTGAACAATAGAGTAAACCTTTTTCTAGGATTTTATGAGGAGATTGATCATTAATATGTATAATAACAATTTGCTCTATGatgtttttgaaatttttatgAATGCGATTAAGCTGCaaaaatttggatataacatcatcatctaatgGTGTTTCTTTCGAGTCCCAATATGACAAAATAATACTGAAGCGAATATTGGAAACTTGGCAAACCTTATTGATAAGTCTGATCAGATCCTCTCCATCTTGTTTGAGTTTCATTTCAAgatcaaatatatttgaatctGTAACACCTGTGTTAAAAACCAGTAACTGTAAATTTGAAGCTTGTGATATATTGTCTCCTTCGTTGAAACAACTAATGTTGATTGATacattttcctttttgaTATTAATATGACTTGTAGGGGTTATTaatccaaatttctttagGATCCACTTATTTGGAAGGAAAATCCAGCTCTTAGAGTAAAGGagaatattcaattgtatattttcttcatatttcttcaagtcGTTAACTACCTTCAGATATATTGACTCAATATCAACTTTTTCCCACAAATCGccaattttcttctccCCGCAAGGAAATTTATTAGTTTCATTTGGTATAGGAGAAAAtgtaaaattattctttctaTCAGATAGTTGTAAGAAAGAAGAGTTGTTCCCATTTGTCGGAGTTCCTAAATGTATTCTtgattttttgaaagaaggtACACCAAGTTGTTTGCTTATTTTAGTCAGTTcgaattttcttttcttcaatagcTCCTTTTCCTTTACCTTGGcttcatatttttttttccagatatgaaaaattctaaGTTTCTTTCCACGCATATCACATGCTTCAGCTTTTGTTTcaagataaattaaatacaATTTTTCATGAATGAATGCTTGATACAATTCCTCCGAAATATCTTCGACAAGTACTTTTTTTTCGTTTGCCTCATTCATTGCTGATTTAACAGTGTCAACAGCTAATCGATGAACAACATCTTTTAGTAAAGTGCCCAGTATTTGTTTAGAAGcctcatcttcaatttttttctttcgttcttttaatctttcaacttcaaaCTTCCgattttcttcatcctGTTGTTTTTTCAGTAGTTCTCGTTCTTGCTTCTCTTTTGCAGCCACAGCAGCTTCATTATATGCGGGATTCAGCTTAGTCACCGTCTTATTTGCATCTATAGGTGCTTTTAACTCATTATTCGTGTTATCAGGGGGAGATAGGTGTATTTGTTCCTCAGGCTGTAACTCTT is a genomic window containing:
- the SSY1 gene encoding Ssy1p (ancestral locus Anc_8.342), encoding MDDKSPLYGLFPERNNIQVVNASTKPNQKRNVTYQEGDDTDSRSLGDSVDTDVLRSLINEEGWFDIGRFHEQVQNDRFYVSDKYREKTSNTSNRPHTGSSYDDKTYAPDDFQYYNLKVQKEYQLRDKLDSLIKGNNSGNIDVLNDDSLFKRYVAENSSENMANDQIKRSRHILGHRLWRSPFRRRHDNKQKIKELENSSRASSMTEIIDNASYGNIEIDEEREISSKSHIIEESPGSMTSFTDRERRKSILPFDLEKMFNDPGNTKYYVQRKLRVRHIQMLSIGTCFSVGFFLTSGRAFSIAGPFGTLLGFALAGSIVLATLLSFTELSTLIPVSSGFSGLASRFVEDAFGFGLGWTYWFSCMIAFPSEVASSTFYLSYYQHLNLTRGAIAGFVTLFSSYSIIINLLDVRILGEATYIIGLSKILITIVIIFVMVIINAGHGYKIHNQVGFRFWDSSKSVGDLTYGLFRPTFDLGDVGRGSTNGIPGATGRFLAVILVMLISTFAFSGVEMTFMASGEAINPRKTIPSSIKRTFSIVLTVYMLAIFAVGINIYSGDPRLLSYFAKYSSERYTSTINGIGTDWQLSDRCKGVYTEREHSTSHAIYTSPWVLALQSFGLCTFASALNGILIFFTSTAGVSSLYNSSRTIYAMSVQRKAPLIFQRCNKRGVPYVAVIFSGVFYIIAYLAVNVGSSRNFDVLVNISSASTSIIWSGLNISFIRFYFALKQRKDLISRNDKTYPYKSPFQPYLSFYGLFGCLIFVIFMGFPNFIKGQWSTRSFFSAYGGLFLFAILYAGFKIIGTSKIQRLDQIDMDTGRREMDRIVWTEHSEYATPYKENLMKLVSWLF
- the CWC15 gene encoding U2-type spliceosomal complex subunit CWC15 (ancestral locus Anc_8.345), which translates into the protein MTTSHRPQLEARNGGKSAAYTPTSIQHARLLPGHNKLKLRSKTKGRSKNASPSKLNTEIDDDKNAGRNFLELPDKETAKGTSVSTEDESSEDEDEEEDEEEEEELRNELYKIRQEREQKEKMLKQNFIKKEEEGIDESILSIPKGKKSWRDNSTFSRHKVSKKSSNKNTEYINNMGKSKYHQDFLRKFVR
- the NBP2 gene encoding adaptor protein NBP2 (ancestral locus Anc_8.344), producing the protein MSNPDNISKMESNGEEVQTAIKLQQEKSGKDTQIEMEPATQDYADNSTIGYISIKDFAYDESNPLHHGYFEEDLEQDVNNDNNDDDETHTDGDDLYKRQSVVLPNDYVVNQWAVAIYDFVPENENELDLKENDIVFISYKHGQGWLVAENEARTKTGLVPEEFVSYLQPEEEADMLHEDKARPFYLTHMITNNMEVPVEADSRTNAVKLKNDDDDDEWEDVEQLNTGVGKLNI
- the SAC3 gene encoding Sac3p (ancestral locus Anc_8.340) encodes the protein MTTFGTTIPSSNFRMQGTSNNFLLSNNNNNNNSTTNPLIQNPFRSNLSTVTTIGNSPQLTTNLTSAADNTMLKHRNFIMNQDNPKESLLLPNPQSFGFKQLKHTPREMPRFLISQQPQLEQKPYKQDPWDKANQAKMSNLENSIDDLTELYETLKKMRDSERKIMEKKGLVDKADFAKDLNDAIVFQGTCEDMCPIFERARRNVEHTVFSYEKDSPSSKKASATRALKVFARPAAAAAPPLPSDVRPPHILVKSLDYIIDNLLTTLPESEGFIWDRMRSIRQDFTYQNYCGPEAIDCNERIVRIHLLILHVMAKSTVKFSLQQELEQLHKSLITLSEIYDDVRANGGTCPNEAEFRAYSLLSKIRDPQYDKTIQDLPTYIVQDELVQLAICFRRILSNSNYLERGYIKTENGINLYTRFFTLMRSERVPFLMNSFLQMYLGEVRFYAMKALSLTLNKRHKPIPLDYLQNILMFNDKEELLEFCSYYSITVVESGLELRSLTHHSHKLREKKPLKQSYLKCVDEKLRRKSYKQLINSGKPNISSIPKPSTQVMFPMANKAEEKGEKQFQKQLPVVEKTSYNEPTATMTTLHNSMLAFSNEKQKDSQELQPEEQIHLSPPDNTNNELKAPIDANKTVTKLNPAYNEAAVAAKEKQERELLKKQQDEENRKFEVERLKERKKKIEDEASKQILGTLLKDVVHRLAVDTVKSAMNEANEKKVLVEDISEELYQAFIHEKLYLIYLETKAEACDMRGKKLRIFHIWKKKYEAKVKEKELLKKRKFELTKISKQLGVPSFKKSRIHLGTPTNGNNSSFLQLSDRKNNFTFSPIPNETNKFPCGEKKIGDLWEKVDIESIYLKVVNDLKKYEENIQLNILLYSKSWIFLPNKWILKKFGLITPTSHINIKKENVSINISCFNEGDNISQASNLQLLVFNTGVTDSNIFDLEMKLKQDGEDLIRLINKVCQVSNIRFSIILSYWDSKETPLDDDVISKFLQLNRIHKNFKNIIEQIVIIHINDQSPHKILEKGLLYCSEKFKYRLTERGKYIHALDQRRSLAGIQTKSLQKSTSVEQKMKEMLELENKKQKMTKRQREKYSNLQSHIIASPRNCKGKLPILLSESRRASFKTPVGPNTSLFSPPVPSHLAVKVRKRFGTSLPPETPSYSTNYPNSVIHQKTPVTRIIGTSDEQNNATIGHMLQSSRLFETPINSTAASHSGQNTPKDIPNNVQELKYLIESVKKKVNEQ
- the ACL4 gene encoding Acl4p (ancestral locus Anc_8.343), translating into MNELQTAITQAKEALSGNNAKKALKILKPFKKSLKTENSSNPILLETFADAYLENGQVEKAYPILVQSCELDPTGAIGGANKFFTLGQITGGEDGIKVLAQGIENMSNIAGESLTQEQTDKIVSGLLSMIEIWMTDLCMEPHAESQCEELIGKALEISERKSPEALLTLGSIRISQQRYTEASEAFIESWNQFENKKQTIGQNSEDSITINSEYVELVQPLLALAKMCIEVGLYEIALKVVGAVKEIDEDNLEGYYLEGFIFYLITKVESFKVANPTVTLTPENINEFNQHIQDLPLDLNNEQLKENITEARIALSFAEKIGELCDPNDEISQELITGIKALLGELGGSIDGKDLQRLKKGGIMEGEIDVEVDLSEISDAEE
- the SEC1 gene encoding Sec1p (ancestral locus Anc_8.351), with the translated sequence MNCMDADFSSRPPKYKQAHIRFFPGLEKYLLDYLHTRRYLKQYIGSLTEVKLSFIPKEKQFFQTLDIDKPLQIFFNRSCVDLINKNIHRTIESLLNLCIVTGEYPIIRYSAPSAELAALTPPTKLATKLAQEFQLALDAYARANESFPPPSDRPRAVMIITDRTLDLFSPILHDFNYQAMSYDVIPDIETRTDIYHYSAENELGEKEEKTSKLLDICDPDWIELKHQHIVDANEYLSGKIKEMIAKNPLLVDRANVKNTTDLLSVVAHLKDFDEERRRLILHRTLIDSCLEVNQERKLAELAEVEQDLAGFGLDIDGEKVKHITDSLLRILLSKEAIVTDKIRYIMAYALYRGGIIETDFIKLLAFIGVDTQHEYFPHFMLLFRNYELIGFKLIKEEPRNKPFKKEWFHDTIVKDSSIYTTSRFVPAAGNILSKVIANPLLLTEESFPYVKDKPIELLDEEEREMAGSNASAYNSASLRNPRHKASWTKHGNGTKANTPRQRFFYYVLGGITYPEIRAAYDQSNLKNRDVFIGSDGIITPLAFMRSVEFLTRPRETLQLMDDQKEKKRYLNFYIVPKLLLLNQCLMFTDVVSTNQHLEL